The Halomonas sp. KG2 genome contains a region encoding:
- a CDS encoding arylesterase produces the protein MKHGIPIARQRLNRMVTGGLLALIVIFSAPALSADQRPTLLVMGDSLSAAYGIEQEMGWVTLLAERLDGEAQVINVSISGETTSGGAQRLANIIGQRQPDIVLLELGGNDGLRGLPPAQMRSNLAGMIEQSQQAGADVLLLGIDIPPNYGQAYRDAFTGVFHSLADEYDVPLVPFLLEDVALNEQLMQDDGIHPTAAAQPIILDNVWPALEPLLDSVFQASAK, from the coding sequence ATGAAGCATGGCATCCCTATAGCGAGGCAAAGACTGAACCGCATGGTAACCGGAGGGTTGCTGGCACTGATAGTCATCTTTAGCGCACCAGCACTCAGCGCCGACCAACGCCCAACACTTTTAGTCATGGGCGATAGTCTTAGTGCCGCCTATGGTATAGAGCAAGAAATGGGTTGGGTAACGTTATTGGCTGAGCGGCTAGATGGTGAAGCCCAGGTTATCAATGTCAGTATCAGCGGTGAAACGACGTCCGGTGGTGCACAACGATTAGCTAACATTATCGGACAACGACAGCCTGATATCGTTCTGTTAGAGCTTGGCGGCAACGATGGATTACGCGGCCTTCCGCCTGCTCAAATGCGTTCTAATCTAGCTGGCATGATTGAACAAAGCCAACAGGCAGGTGCTGACGTACTGCTTCTCGGCATTGATATTCCGCCCAACTATGGCCAAGCCTACCGTGATGCCTTTACCGGTGTTTTTCATTCGTTAGCTGATGAGTATGACGTACCTCTCGTGCCCTTCTTGTTGGAAGACGTAGCGCTTAACGAGCAACTGATGCAAGATGACGGCATTCACCCCACCGCAGCAGCTCAACCCATTATTTTAGACAACGTTTGGCCAGCACTTGAACCTCTGCTCGATAGCGTGTTTCAAGCATCCGCCAAATGA